From the Kribbella sp. CA-293567 genome, the window CGCCAGTCGTGGTTGCCCTCGGGGTCGTCGATGATCTGCTGGACCTCCCAGTAGCCGGGGTGCTCCTCGACCATGAAGAGGGCCGGGCCGCGGGCGGCGGGGCCGGTGGGCAGGGTGTCGTGCTCGGCGTAGTACGCCGTACCGGCTTCTGCCCAGCGTCCGGCGTCCCAGCCGGAGTCGGTGTCCAGCTGGCCGAGCTCGGCCCAGCGGTGCAGTGAGACCAGCTCCACCCGGCGGAACATCGCGTTGCGGACCAGCACCCGGAAAGCCCTGCTGTTCAGGGTGATCCGGCGTGGGCCGAGGGGGACCGCGACGGTGACCTCGGGGTCGGCGGGGTTGGTCAGTTCCTCCCACTCGTCGAGCAGGCTGGAGTCGGTCTGCCGGACGACCTCGCCGAGCCACTCGATCAGGTCGGTCAGGTCCTCGTTCACCTTGTCCGGCGGCACGGTCTGCCGCAGCGCCTTGTACGCGTCGCTGAGGTAGCGCAGCACGATGCCCTCGGAGCGTGCCAGGCCGTAGTACTGGATGAACTCGCCGAACGTCATCGCCCGCTCGAACATGTCCCGCACCACGGACTTCGGTGACAGTCCGGCCTCGGCGATCCACGGGTGGGTCTGCCGGTAGATGTCCAGCGTCGCCTCGAGCAGCTCCTCCAGCGGCTTCGGCCAGCTGATCTCCTCCAGCAGCTCCATCCGCTCTTCGTACTCGATGCCGTCGGCCTTCATCCCCTGCACGGCCTCGCCCTTGGCGTGGTGCAGCTGCGCCATCAGGATCGCCCGCGGATCCTCCAGCGTCGCCTCGACCACCGACACCACGTCCAGCGCGTACGCCGGCTCCTCGGGATCGAGCAGGTCGAGCGCGGCCAGCGCGAAGGTGGACAGTGGCTGGTTCAGCGAGAAGTCCTTCTGCAGGTCGACCGTCAGCCGCAGCGTCCGGCCGAACTCGTCGGGCTCGTCCAGCCGCTCGACCACCCCCGCGGTCAGCAACGTGCGGTAGATCTGGATCGCGCGCCGGATCAGCCGGAGCTGCGCCCGGGAGTCCTCGTGGTTGTCCTGCAGCAGGTGCCGCATGCTCGCGAACGCGTCGCCGTCGCGGGCGATCACGTTCAGCAGCATCGCGTGGCTGACCCGCATCTTCGACTGCAGCGGTTCGGGATCGGCCGCGACCAGCCGGTCGAAGGTGTCCTCGCCCCAGGTGACGAAACCCTCCGGCGGCTTCTTCTTCTGCACCCGGCGCTGTTTCTTCGGGTCGTCGCCGGCCTTCGACATCGCCCGGACGTTCTCGATCACGTGGTCCGGTGCCTCGACCACGACGGTGCCGGAGGTGTCGTAGCCGGCCCGGCCGGCCCGGCCCGCGATCTGGTGGAACTCCCGCGCCTTCAGGATCCGCTGCCGGCGTCCGTCGTACTTGCTCAGCGCGGTCAGTACGACGGTGCGGATCGGCACGTTGATGCCGACGCCGAGGGTGTCCGTGCCGCAGATGACCTTCAGCAGGCCCGCCTGCGCGAGCTGCTCGACCAGCCGCCGGTACTTCGGCAGCATGCCGGCGTGGTGGACGCCGATCCCGTGCATGATCAGGCGCTGCAGGGTCTTGCCGAAGCCGGAGCTGAACCGGAAGTGCCCGATCAGCTCCTTGATCTTGTCCTTCTCCTCCTTCGTGCAGACGTTGATGCTGGTCAGCGCCTGGGCGCGTTCCAGCGCGGACGCCTGGGTGAAGTGGACGACGTACACGGGGGACTGGTGGGTGACCAGCAGCTCCTGGAGCGTCTCGTGCAGCGGGGTGGTGACGTACTTGTAGACCAGCGGCACCGGACGCTCGGCCGACGAGACGATCGAGGTCGGCCTGCCGGTCCGGCGGGCCAGGTCGAGCTTGAAGCGCTCGACGTCGCCGAGGGTGGCCGACATCAGGATGAACTGCGCGCCCGGCAGCTCCAGGATCGGCACCTGCCAGGCCCAGCCGCGGTCGGGCTCGGCGTAGAAGTGGAACTCGTCCATCACCACCTGGCCGACGTCGGCGGCGGCGCCTTCGCGCAACGCGATGTTGGCCAGCACCTCGGCGGTGCAGCAGATGATCGGGGCGCCGGCGTTGACCGAGGCGTCGCCGGTCAGCATGCCGACCTTGTCGGCGCCGAAGACGTCGCAGAGCGCGAAGAACTTCTCCGAGACCAGGGCCTTGATCGGGGCGGTGTAGAAGGTGCGCTTGCCGTGCGCGAGCGCGGCGAAGTGCGAGCCGGTGGCGACCAGGCTCTTCCCGGAACCGGTCGGGGTGGACAGGATCACGTTCGACCCGGTCATCACCTCGATCAGCGCTTCCTCCTGCGCCGGGTACAGCGTGATGCCCTGCTCACCCACCCAGGTGGCGAAGGCGTCGTACAGGGCATCGGGCTCAGGGGTTTCCGGCAGTTTCTCGGTCAGCGTCATCACTGCCATTGTCCCGCATGGTTCAGAACAGGGCCGCCACCAGGTCGGCGGGGTCCCTGGAGGCCGGCCAGTCGCTGACCTGGCCGTCGCCCAGTTCGACGATCCGCCAGGCACCGTCGGTACGGCGTACCAGGTCGACCGTCACGAACGGGAGCGCCAGATCGGTGACGAGCGGCTCGACCTCGACCAGGTCGAGCCCGTCGGGCAGCTCGTCCGGGGTGTCGGGGTGCGGCGTGACGAGCGCGCAACTGCCGCCGATCCACCAGGTCCTGGCTTCGGGGCCGGTGAACTCCTCGAAGCGCCGCAGCACGAATCCACCCGTGAAGGCGTCGCCCCGCAACTCCAGGAACCGCGCCGCGATCCGCTGAACGGCCGCCCGATCGGTGACATCGGAGACGAAAGCCGCCTCGGACCAGTAGTGCTTCATCGACTTCACATGGTCACGCAGTACGGCGGGCCCGCTGCCCAGCCGTTCGCAGACGGCGTCCAACCCGGCCAGATCGGGCCCGTCGGTCCAGTAGGACTCCGGAGTCGACGACCTCAAGGCCTCGTACCACCCGGGCAACTCGTGCGCCGCCTTGTACTCGTCGCCGCTCGTCCGCAGCGTCACCCGCCGCGCATCGAGCGCCTTGGCGAACCCGTAGTACTCGGCGGCGGTCATCATCCAGCCCCGATAGACCGCGTCGTCACCGGGCGGCACACCGGCCACCGCCTCGTCCGGGCGGGCGAGCGCGTCGTGGTCGATCCGCGCCACGGTGCCGCCGCCCTCGCGGGCGGCGGCAGCCTGTGCGGCGAAGTGTGGATCCACTCGACGTGGATTCAGCGGGTCCCCCGGTACCAGCAGCATGCAGTGAATTGTCCCCGCGAACGCTGGACTTCGCCTCTCAGTTCAGCGTGGCTACTTCAGTTCGTAGGCCCGCTTGATGGTCTGGCCGACCTTGTTGCCACCGGCATCCACGGCGGTCGAGCGCAGTGTGACGAAACCACTGGAAGGCTGGTTCAGCGCTGCCTTCCAGGTGTTCACCCCAGTACGGCGTACCGTCACCTGCCGCCAGGTGGAGCCGTCGTCGAAGGACGCCGACAGCCGCAACGACACGATCGGCCTGGCCGGCGCCAGGAACGCCGTCTGCACGGTGACGGGGAACTCGAATCGGCCGCCCGCCGCACGATTTCGTTCGTCCAGCTGAGGCGTGTAGCGAACATTGAGCAACGGCAACGCGGCGTCCTTGCCGTCCGGCGTCCGCTGCGACCGGAACGTCCACTCCGACGAGATCTCCGTCGACAGCTTCGTCCACACCTGCCCCGGCTTGACCACCTTCGCCAGCCGGTACGTCGCCGCCGCGGCCGGTACCGCGAACGTCTGGATGGCCGGTGAATCGGAGGACCCGATCTGCTCGCCGTTGCGGAACAGCGTGGTCTGCTCAGAGCTGCTGCTCACATCACCGAGCCGGTTCGGCGTGCCGTCGGCGAATGTCGGCACGTACAGACTCAGGCTGTCTCCGTCCCGCGCCGCCCAGGGCAGTACCGGCCGGCCGGGGTTGCCGATCCTCGGGTCGGGCAGGCTCGGTCCGTACACGCCCCGCTGCCAGTCGAGCTTGGTCGTTCTGCCTGCCGCGAAGGTATGGACGCCGGAGTCGAGGACCGAGTGGTACTCGTAGCCGTTCTCCTCGCTGAACCCGACAACCTCGTTGCTGAATCCCCAGGCGACGTCCTTCACCGAGTAGTACTCGTCCCGCCGGAACGGCAGGCTCATGCTGGTCGTCGGCGTGAACACGAACAGGGGCCGGCGCGTGCCGTCGGCCGCCGGGCGCGGATCCGTCGGGAAGCCGTAGTTGTCGGTGTAGAAACCCGGCTCGCCGGCGTACGACGCGTCGACGTGCGCGTAGTCGCTCAGCTTGGTGATCACCGAGGGGTTCGCCGGGATTCGTCCTCGCCAGACCGAGACGTCGTGGTAGAGGTACGGGCTGTCCAGGAAAGATCCGATGCCGGGGACGGGGCCGTCGGGCGCACCGGCCCAGGCCACGTGGGCATAGGCGGTGTAGTCCCGCGAGCTGCCGGTTCTGTTCGGTACGACGTACAGCTCGGGCTCGGCGTCCGGGTCGGCGCTGCCGCCGATGCCGACACCACCGACGTAGTTCTGTGCCCCAAGTGTCCGGCTCACCCCGATCCCGCCGGTCGCGGCCGTGGCGCCGGTGACGGGTGCCTTGAAGGCGATCTTCGCTGCCTTGCTGCCGTCCAGCACGATCGGACCGGTCCTGCCGATCGCCAGGTCGCCCTCGGTGAAGTAGGTGACGGTCCGGTAGCCGCCACCGTCGTCGTTGAAGGTCGCGGTGAAGCCGTCGACGATGTACCGGCCGGCCGGGAGTTCGACCGTGCCCCCGGCGGGGACGGAATATCCTTCCTGGCGGTCGATGTCGATCAGATAGGTGCCGGCGGCATGGAGTTCGTCGTTGCGGCCGGGCGCGCCGCTCTGGTCGGTCATCTGCACGGTGTGCGGGAAGCGCGACACCTCCTTGCCGACCCCGACCGTACTGCGGATCGTGGAACCGTTGCCGCTGGCAATGAGCCAGGCGGCGTACGCGCCTTCTGCCTCGGGGCCGGAGGTGGTCGCGGTGACGTTGACGGTGGCGGTGCCGTTGGCCGGCACCGTCACGGCGGTCCGGTCCAACTTGAACAACCGGGCGCCTTCGAGGCGCAGCGACAGGGTGACTGCCTTGGCGCTCTGGTTGACGTAGCTGATCGGCTTCGTGACCGGCTCGTCGTCGTGATGCGGCGCTGCCTGCAGGCCGAGATTGAGATTGCTCGGAATGGCCAGCACCTGCTGCTCGAGTGCCTTGGCGACGTCCACGCGGCCGGCGCCCTGGGTGTAGATGCCCTGCTCGGCAAGGCCGATCGAGGAGCCCATCAGTGCCGACTTCAGCTCCGCTGCCTTCCAGTCAGGGTGCTTTTGGGCGAGCAGCGCGGCTGCGCCGGAGACGTGGGGAGCAGCCATCGACGTACCGGAGAGTTCGGCGTACGAGTCGTTGACGGCGACGGGCGCCAGTGGGGTGTTTGCCGCCCGGGCGGCGATGATCCGGCTGCCGGGGGCGGAGATCTCGGGCTTCACCGACAGGTCGCCGATGCGCGGGCCCTGGCTGGAGAACTCGCTGTGGGTGTCGGACTTGGTCACCGAGGCGACCGCGAGCGCGGCATCCGCGGCGGCCGGGCTGGACACGCTGTTCTCCAGTCCGAAGTTGCCGGCCGAGACGACGAACAGGGCGCCGGTGCTCGCGGTCAGTTCGTTGACTGCCTGGGACTCCAGGTCCGTGCCGTCGCTCGGTCCGCCGCCGAGGCTCAGGTTGATCACTCGGGCGCCGGAGGTGGCAGCCCACTGCATGCCGGCGATGATGGCGGAGGTCTCGCAGTTGCGGCCGCCGCACACCTTGCCGATCATCAGGTCGGTCTCGGGAGCGACGCCCCTGTACTTGCCGGCCGAGGCGACGCCGGTACCGGCGACCGTCGAGGCGACGTGGGTGCCGTGGCCGATCCGGTCCAGGACGTCGTTCTCGTCGACCTGGCCCTCGTCGTCGCTGGCGAACCCCTTGGTGGCGACCACCCGGTCCTTGAGATCGGGATGCTCGGCGTCGAAGCCGGAGTCGAGGACGGCGACCTTCACGCCCTTGCCGGTGAAGCCCGCCTGCCAGGCGGCCGGCGCGCCGATCTGCGCGACGCTGCGGTCCAGGTTCGGCGTGATGCCGCCGTCCAGCCAGACCTTCTTGACGGTGCCGGCCAGACCGGTACGACGTTTGGCCTGCGGGCTGTTCAGCCAGTTGGTCCACAGTTCGGTGGCCTGCTTGCGCTCCTGGCCGATCGCGACCGCGTCGATGAGCGGGAGTTCACGCTTGACCTCGGCGCTCTCCGGCAGTGCGGAGCGGACGGAGCGGGCCGCACCGGCGTACTGGATCAGGAGGGGGAGGCGCGGCGACGACTTGTCGTCGAGTCCGAGGGTGGCGAGCAGGCTGACGTCGAAGAGGCGTTCGTCGACGACACCGGCGGTCACCAGGGCGAACGCGTCCAGTGGCATGACGAGTTGCTTGCCCTTGAAGGAGGTCTTGTGGAACGCCATCCCTTCGCGACCGGCCGCGCTCTGGACGTTGGTGGGCAGATAGCCGTCAGCGGTCTTCCGGACAGTGACCTTGTCGCCCGTCATGAGGGTGATGGTCAGCGGCGCAACGGACTCGGCGCCCTTGCGTCCGCTCGTGCCGGCACTTCGGGCTTCGTCTCCGCTGTCGCCATAGGCGTTGACGGTCGCGAGTGTTGCAGCCATCGCCAACGACAGCGCGGCGGCTATCAGTTTTGTTGGTCGGGACAAGGGGGTCACCTCTCAGAACGTTCCGGGCAGGGTGAAGCGCGGCGGCGGCCTCTCGGCCGCCAACCGGGTTCGGGTGGAGGAGTTGCTAGCGAACTGCGGGGGAGGGCGGTGTGGGCTTCTCGTCGGTCCAGCCGGACTCCAGGACGACGCTGGCACCGCGCTTGAGACCGTCGTACTCGGAGCACAGCAGCCGGCCGGTGGCCGGGTCGACGACGTAGTTGGTGCGACCGTCGAACATCAGCGTCGCTTCGCCGCCGGGCCGGCCGGTCTTCGACCAGTCCATGCTGAATCGGACGCCGACCCGGCCGAGCGGGTCCTTGACGTTCTCCGTCAGCCGGACGCCCGGCAGCATCGACAGCACCCGGAGGGCGGCGCCCCGCAGCTTCGGCGGCGACGGCATCTCGAACAGCAGCCGGCCCGCCGCGGTGAAGACCTGGTAGTCGAGCTGGCCGGCCGTCATACCGGGCTGAGGGTCGGCCGCGAGGACCGCGCGGAGCTTCTCGGGATCGGTCGGCAGCGCCTGGATCTGCTGGGCGGTCACCGGCTTCACACCGCTCAGGAAGTACCCCGGCGGCACCTGGTCGAAGGTCATCTTGTTGACGACGGGCTCACCGGGCGCCAGCTTGACCGGCTTCGTCTCGGTCATCGGCCACTGCGTCGGCGACCCCTGCGCGCGCCACTTGGCCGCGTCCGCCCGGGTCGCCGGCCGCGCGCCGAGATCCACCCAGCCGAACCAGGACTCGGCGCCCTGACGCATCGGCATCCAGCTCTCGGTGATGGTCCGCTCCTCGATCCGGTACTTCGGTGAGCCGACCTGCAGCATCCCGCGCAGTTGCAGGTTGCGGACGCGGAAGTACTTGCCGGACACCTTCTCGTCGGTCTCCTGCTTGATGGCGAGCTGGACCAGCGTCTGGCTCACCGTCGTCAGCCGGGGCGTCGTCGGGGTGACCGTGCTCGGCGCCGGTCCCGCGTCGCCGTCGCCGAAACCGGGTCCGGGGGAGAGAAGGAGTGGGGTGGCGAGCGCGGCCAGGGCCACCGTGGCAGCGGTCGCGGTCAACGCGACTCCGATGCGGCCGGACTTCGCGGCGGCGTACCAGCGATCGCGGCGGCGGATGGTCTGTTCCTCGCGGATCAGCGCCTGGACCTGGCGCCGGGCCGCCGCGGTGGTCTCCGGGGACGGGCCGGGCTGTTCGGGGAAGGCCGAGCGCACCTTGTCGATGTCGTCGTTCATGTCAGGCCTCGTCACTGGTCGCGGTCGGGTCGGTGTGGCCGAGGTGTTCGCGGACCACCCGGCGGGCCCGGGACAGGCGTGAGCACACCGTCCCGTAGGCGATGCCGAGGGCGGCCGCGACCTCGTCGTAGCTGAGCTCGCCGAGGGCCACCAGCATGAGCACCTCACGGTCCTTGGCCGAGACCTTCGCCAGCGCGGCGGCCAGCTCGCGGCTCGCGCCCTGCGCGGTCACCTGAGCGGCAACCCGCTCCTCGT encodes:
- a CDS encoding DEAD/DEAH box helicase is translated as MTLTEKLPETPEPDALYDAFATWVGEQGITLYPAQEEALIEVMTGSNVILSTPTGSGKSLVATGSHFAALAHGKRTFYTAPIKALVSEKFFALCDVFGADKVGMLTGDASVNAGAPIICCTAEVLANIALREGAAADVGQVVMDEFHFYAEPDRGWAWQVPILELPGAQFILMSATLGDVERFKLDLARRTGRPTSIVSSAERPVPLVYKYVTTPLHETLQELLVTHQSPVYVVHFTQASALERAQALTSINVCTKEEKDKIKELIGHFRFSSGFGKTLQRLIMHGIGVHHAGMLPKYRRLVEQLAQAGLLKVICGTDTLGVGINVPIRTVVLTALSKYDGRRQRILKAREFHQIAGRAGRAGYDTSGTVVVEAPDHVIENVRAMSKAGDDPKKQRRVQKKKPPEGFVTWGEDTFDRLVAADPEPLQSKMRVSHAMLLNVIARDGDAFASMRHLLQDNHEDSRAQLRLIRRAIQIYRTLLTAGVVERLDEPDEFGRTLRLTVDLQKDFSLNQPLSTFALAALDLLDPEEPAYALDVVSVVEATLEDPRAILMAQLHHAKGEAVQGMKADGIEYEERMELLEEISWPKPLEELLEATLDIYRQTHPWIAEAGLSPKSVVRDMFERAMTFGEFIQYYGLARSEGIVLRYLSDAYKALRQTVPPDKVNEDLTDLIEWLGEVVRQTDSSLLDEWEELTNPADPEVTVAVPLGPRRITLNSRAFRVLVRNAMFRRVELVSLHRWAELGQLDTDSGWDAGRWAEAGTAYYAEHDTLPTGPAARGPALFMVEEHPGYWEVQQIIDDPEGNHDWRISATIDLDASDEAGDLVLEMVSFKPL
- a CDS encoding ATP-grasp domain-containing protein: MLLVPGDPLNPRRVDPHFAAQAAAAREGGGTVARIDHDALARPDEAVAGVPPGDDAVYRGWMMTAAEYYGFAKALDARRVTLRTSGDEYKAAHELPGWYEALRSSTPESYWTDGPDLAGLDAVCERLGSGPAVLRDHVKSMKHYWSEAAFVSDVTDRAAVQRIAARFLELRGDAFTGGFVLRRFEEFTGPEARTWWIGGSCALVTPHPDTPDELPDGLDLVEVEPLVTDLALPFVTVDLVRRTDGAWRIVELGDGQVSDWPASRDPADLVAALF
- a CDS encoding S8 family peptidase produces the protein MSRPTKLIAAALSLAMAATLATVNAYGDSGDEARSAGTSGRKGAESVAPLTITLMTGDKVTVRKTADGYLPTNVQSAAGREGMAFHKTSFKGKQLVMPLDAFALVTAGVVDERLFDVSLLATLGLDDKSSPRLPLLIQYAGAARSVRSALPESAEVKRELPLIDAVAIGQERKQATELWTNWLNSPQAKRRTGLAGTVKKVWLDGGITPNLDRSVAQIGAPAAWQAGFTGKGVKVAVLDSGFDAEHPDLKDRVVATKGFASDDEGQVDENDVLDRIGHGTHVASTVAGTGVASAGKYRGVAPETDLMIGKVCGGRNCETSAIIAGMQWAATSGARVINLSLGGGPSDGTDLESQAVNELTASTGALFVVSAGNFGLENSVSSPAAADAALAVASVTKSDTHSEFSSQGPRIGDLSVKPEISAPGSRIIAARAANTPLAPVAVNDSYAELSGTSMAAPHVSGAAALLAQKHPDWKAAELKSALMGSSIGLAEQGIYTQGAGRVDVAKALEQQVLAIPSNLNLGLQAAPHHDDEPVTKPISYVNQSAKAVTLSLRLEGARLFKLDRTAVTVPANGTATVNVTATTSGPEAEGAYAAWLIASGNGSTIRSTVGVGKEVSRFPHTVQMTDQSGAPGRNDELHAAGTYLIDIDRQEGYSVPAGGTVELPAGRYIVDGFTATFNDDGGGYRTVTYFTEGDLAIGRTGPIVLDGSKAAKIAFKAPVTGATAATGGIGVSRTLGAQNYVGGVGIGGSADPDAEPELYVVPNRTGSSRDYTAYAHVAWAGAPDGPVPGIGSFLDSPYLYHDVSVWRGRIPANPSVITKLSDYAHVDASYAGEPGFYTDNYGFPTDPRPAADGTRRPLFVFTPTTSMSLPFRRDEYYSVKDVAWGFSNEVVGFSEENGYEYHSVLDSGVHTFAAGRTTKLDWQRGVYGPSLPDPRIGNPGRPVLPWAARDGDSLSLYVPTFADGTPNRLGDVSSSSEQTTLFRNGEQIGSSDSPAIQTFAVPAAAATYRLAKVVKPGQVWTKLSTEISSEWTFRSQRTPDGKDAALPLLNVRYTPQLDERNRAAGGRFEFPVTVQTAFLAPARPIVSLRLSASFDDGSTWRQVTVRRTGVNTWKAALNQPSSGFVTLRSTAVDAGGNKVGQTIKRAYELK
- a CDS encoding CU044_5270 family protein; the protein is MNDDIDKVRSAFPEQPGPSPETTAAARRQVQALIREEQTIRRRDRWYAAAKSGRIGVALTATAATVALAALATPLLLSPGPGFGDGDAGPAPSTVTPTTPRLTTVSQTLVQLAIKQETDEKVSGKYFRVRNLQLRGMLQVGSPKYRIEERTITESWMPMRQGAESWFGWVDLGARPATRADAAKWRAQGSPTQWPMTETKPVKLAPGEPVVNKMTFDQVPPGYFLSGVKPVTAQQIQALPTDPEKLRAVLAADPQPGMTAGQLDYQVFTAAGRLLFEMPSPPKLRGAALRVLSMLPGVRLTENVKDPLGRVGVRFSMDWSKTGRPGGEATLMFDGRTNYVVDPATGRLLCSEYDGLKRGASVVLESGWTDEKPTPPSPAVR